The Sardina pilchardus chromosome 24, fSarPil1.1, whole genome shotgun sequence nucleotide sequence ACCAGCCTGCTGAGAACGTTCCTCGCTGTTCTCTTGGCCCTCTGTCTCTGAGATAATTTCAGTTCCAGTGGGCTGCAGCTGCTTTGGGGCCTTTGATGCCTCTTCTCCCATGTTCTCATGAACTGCTGGAGACTTTAGCAGCTCAAGGACATCATCAGCACCATCCACCACATCAGCCTGGGTCCCAATCAGATCTGTGTTTGGCTGCAAAAACAatatcagacagagagagaaagaaacattgATCTGAAATAACCAGTATTTCCTTTGGTGTGTATACAGTTTCTGCTATACTATACTTGACAGCATATATGACAGCAGTCTCTCAGCATTGATAATACAGCAGGAAAAACAGTAATGTGCAAGTCGTCATGACAAGTGAAATACACAAACTAGCTGGATAAAGTTAACATATGGAACATAATGTAGGTGAGCATCTTACAGTTCCAGtgggctgcagctgctgtgggGCTAATGATGCCTCTTCTCCCATGTTCTCATGAACTGCTGGAGACTTTGGCAGCTCAAGGACATCATCAGCACCATCCACCACATCAGCCTGGGTCCcaatcagatctgtgtgtggctgcaaaAACATTTCCTATCACTCATACATCTCACATTAGAGGGGTTTACAAAAAAAGTGAAGCTGGCTGCCTTGTTTTAGGGAAATTGGTGGAGTAAGTCAATTTCACTCTTTGTTGAGGACTTTCATTaagaaacagacacataaataaCAAAATACACCACTTCTTCTAACATTGAAACAAATTGGTGGTTCATGGCATTCTATCATTTGCATGGGAATGTAGATTCAACAGCTAATTTAGACTTCTCTAAAACCAAAAACACATTCTTACTGGTACATCTGAAGGGCCCAGTTCAGAATCAGGCAACACCAGAACCTCCATTAACTCACAACTGCTGTCAGGTGTAGCAGTGGCCTGCTGAAAAGAGAATTAAAACAATCATTGGTGCATGCAATAACATTTCT carries:
- the LOC134072353 gene encoding uncharacterized protein LOC134072353, whose product is MEVLVLPDSELGPSDVPPHTDLIGTQADVVDGADDVLELPKSPAVHENMGEEASLAPQQLQPTGTPNTDLIGTQADVVDGADDVLELLKSPAVHENMGEEASKAPKQLQPTGTEIISETEGQENSEERSQQAGGDIVENNVCKDLAVAESITPEVEEVAEATLMSSDVLLLTPTTQPHTDLIGTQADVVDGADDVLELLKSPAVHENTGEEASLAPQQLQPTGTVLYSRN